Genomic window (Vigna unguiculata cultivar IT97K-499-35 chromosome 10, ASM411807v1, whole genome shotgun sequence):
attatagaaaaaaaagtggAAACACAAATACAGGAATCTATagaattctttttaataaaaatcattttttcccACTTTTCTCCAAAGTGTAGAATAACCTTGTATGGACTAgttaagagaagaaaagaaaagaaaatgataatcaaataatatcaaCTAGAATGATTATTGTATTTGAGTAGTAATAAAACCTCTATTTATTCCATTTTAGATGACTAAATAACAACAATTAGAATAATTTACTTAATCACTGAGTTAACAACTGAATAATAGTTGAATTCTCACTTAATATctaaacacaatattatatgatgattttgttaactttaaaataaattttcataattagtAAACACTTTCTTATAGTAAGATTTtactgaaaaggaaaataatcaAACTTTAAAATCCAGCagtatatgatatatatatatatatatatatatatatatatatatatatatatatatatatatatatatatatatatattttaaacatcagCAACACGAGCAAGTATGAttcattgtttctttttttggtaCACTTTCACTGTTGAAAAgtgattttattaatgaaacatatttAGCAAAAGAAAACCTCTTAAGACATGTCCTTTTGTACAAAACACTGGTCTGAGAATATTGCATAGATTGGAGGGTTTCGCCTTTGTCACCATAGACTTCACGAATCTTTGATTCCTCAGCGTGGCTCTCATGGCTACCACCTTTCATACCCAACCTTTCTATTTTATATCCAAATTCCAAAACCCACCCACCGGACAAGAACTGttccaaaacaaaaacaaacacacTGACGCAGACACCTTCTCACAACAATAAacaacattaaaagaaaaaaaaagaaaactagtgTGTCATTTAATACCACTACACTGTTTACAAGGACAGAAAATcatcacacaaagaaaaaagaatatgtaaatatatacataagtaAGAAACAGTAATCAAGCAACCTCAGCCACAGGACAGAACACTATGtcttttcctctctctctctttctttttttaaggtTCTCTCTCTTGGTTCCCTGCCTCAACTGAAAACGACTGCAAGTAACCTGTGGTCtccttctattttatttatttatttatttttatataatttaacaataaacatccttattatttattaaattattaataatattgatacaCCGACTTCATCATCAAACAAACTCACCCTCTTCTTTCTCTATATAAACaccctttctttctctctatcTTCTGCTTCACTTTTAtctatctctctctcttccAAATTTTGCATCTTTCTCTCTCACTCACACCAACCATGGTGGACCTTCAAACCGTTTGCTGCATGTGTGGTGACGTTGGCTTCCCTGACAAGCTTTTCCGCTGCAGCAAATGTCGTCACCGATTCCAACACTCGTATGTGTGCTCTCTCAGATTCTCTCTTCTTCGATCATCATCATCCAACACCATACATGCATCATCTTTCTTTATCATCATGTCATCAAAAGGGATACCTCTAATTTCATGACAGTTACATGTAACTGCATCACTTCTTTATCTGATTCTCTGATTCTCATTCTCACcatcatgcatatatatatatatatgaacatgTACATAGTCATCAAACACATACATGCACTGTTAATTCTTGTAACTTGATCAATCTTTGTATAGGTATTGTAGCAACTACTACCGGGAAATGGTTGAGATTGAGATATGCGATTGGTGTCAAAGTGAGAGGAGAAACTACACAAGACATCATGGTAATTCGAAGAAATCGGTGGCCGGAAGTCACAGCGGAGGGACGAGTCGATCGGAATATTCCGGTGAGAAGATCAAGCAGCATGAGGAGAGTGGTTCGAGCTTGGAGAAGGGGAAGGGTCCTGCTCCTTCACCAAGACCCTCCACACGAAGGTACAAGCTTCTCAAGGATGTAATGTGTtgaaaaaggaaacaagaaaCAAAGACATCCTTAAGCGGCAAGAGAATAGAGTATATATACTATCAGTGTTTCTTAGGCTTC
Coding sequences:
- the LOC114166533 gene encoding uncharacterized protein LOC114166533; protein product: MVDLQTVCCMCGDVGFPDKLFRCSKCRHRFQHSYCSNYYREMVEIEICDWCQSERRNYTRHHGNSKKSVAGSHSGGTSRSEYSGEKIKQHEESGSSLEKGKGPAPSPRPSTRRYKLLKDVMC